In Nostoc sp. CENA543, a single genomic region encodes these proteins:
- a CDS encoding polyketide synthase, with amino-acid sequence MEKIAIIGLSCLFPDANNPDQFWQNLTEQKDSTSSITVEEMGLDPTIFYDPVKGKPEKFYFLKGGFIRNFKFDASEYNLPSEFVESLDNTFKWSLYAAKQAIQNSGYWGNKEVLSKCGVILGTLSLPTKVSNQLIAPIYRQTIEPAVAELLQNQDFHLAAIPTTTKAATQNALISGLPAALVAKAFSLSGNHFCIDAACSSAFYSIKLASHYLQSRKADVMLAGAISCSDPLFLRMLFSGIQGYPENGISAPLDKASRGLITSEGIGMVMLKRYSDAVRDGDKILATVCGNGLSNDGKGKHLLSPNTKGQVLAFERAYQEAELNPKTIDYMECHATGTLLGDTTELTSIESFFGQHQAKPLVGSAKANVGHLLVAAGMVSLTKAIYSLNHDVIPPTIKVNDPIKSENNVISSDNIVRNQTPWPQNKPTKHVALSAFGFGGTNSHLILEK; translated from the coding sequence GTGGAAAAAATCGCCATCATCGGATTATCATGCCTCTTTCCCGATGCTAACAATCCCGATCAATTTTGGCAGAATCTCACTGAGCAGAAAGATTCGACATCATCAATTACTGTCGAAGAAATGGGTTTAGATCCCACAATATTTTACGACCCAGTCAAAGGCAAGCCGGAAAAATTTTATTTTCTCAAAGGTGGATTTATCCGCAATTTTAAATTTGATGCCAGCGAATACAATCTGCCATCGGAATTTGTGGAAAGCTTAGATAACACCTTTAAATGGTCACTATACGCTGCAAAACAAGCTATTCAAAATAGTGGCTACTGGGGAAATAAAGAAGTCCTGTCTAAATGTGGAGTAATATTAGGAACTCTTTCCCTACCCACCAAAGTTTCTAATCAATTAATTGCACCCATTTACCGCCAAACCATCGAACCAGCAGTAGCGGAACTTTTACAAAATCAAGATTTCCATTTAGCGGCTATCCCTACAACTACTAAAGCCGCTACACAAAACGCCCTGATTTCTGGCTTACCGGCTGCATTAGTCGCCAAGGCTTTCTCCCTTTCAGGTAATCACTTCTGTATTGATGCAGCTTGCTCTTCTGCCTTCTATAGCATTAAGTTAGCATCTCATTATCTACAGTCCCGCAAAGCCGATGTCATGCTCGCTGGAGCTATCAGTTGCTCAGATCCTCTCTTCTTAAGGATGCTCTTTTCCGGTATCCAAGGCTATCCAGAAAACGGCATTAGCGCGCCTCTAGATAAAGCCTCACGAGGCTTAATTACCTCTGAAGGTATTGGGATGGTTATGCTGAAACGCTACAGTGATGCCGTCAGAGATGGGGATAAAATCCTAGCAACCGTTTGCGGTAATGGTCTTTCTAACGATGGTAAAGGTAAGCATTTACTAAGTCCCAATACCAAAGGGCAAGTCCTAGCCTTCGAGAGAGCTTATCAAGAAGCTGAACTTAACCCCAAAACTATTGATTATATGGAGTGTCACGCTACCGGCACATTACTGGGAGATACCACCGAACTCACCTCTATAGAATCCTTCTTTGGACAACACCAAGCCAAGCCTTTAGTTGGTTCAGCCAAAGCCAATGTTGGTCACTTATTAGTAGCTGCCGGTATGGTGAGTTTGACGAAGGCAATATATAGCCTCAACCACGATGTAATTCCCCCCACCATCAAAGTTAACGACCCTATTAAGTCAGAAAATAACGTGATTTCGTCTGACAACATCGTGCGAAATCAGACACCCTGGCCACAAAACAAACCAACCAAACACGTAGCCTTAAGTGCCTTTGGCTTCGGTGGTACAAACTCCCATCTGATTCTAGAGAAATAA
- a CDS encoding SDR family NAD(P)-dependent oxidoreductase, whose product MTTLTQVRPSSVFVVSGGAKGITAQCVARLAQHQPCQFILLGRSQVIENEPEFAQDCFEEAVLKKRIMQHLISQGEKPTPMSVQKVYNTIVSSREVKQTLAEIEKTGAKAEYISVDVTNVAELQEKLAAVSARVGKITGIIHGAGNLADKLIEKKTDQDFEKVYTAKVQGLENLLSCVDAKQLEHLVLFSSVAGFYGNIGQSDYAIANEILNKSAHLIKQYNPDCHVVAINWGGWDSGMVTPELKKAFAERGIDIIPVDVGTQMLVNELHPSHRDSTQVVIGSPIIPPPGTLDPQLRSYRIRRRLTVNANPFLMDHVIAGTPVLPATCAMSWMIHACEECYPGYRYVSCREFKVLKGITFNQTLAKEYILEIQEIAKHGSEAIEFQTTILSKTPEGKTHYHFRANITTVRQIPEIPIYESVNLTEDNIIKTTGKDFYQNGDCTLFHGPAFQQITRVINISPEKITTECYWSQISPETQGQFPIRWYNPYATDLSTQPLWVWLSHYHQEVCLPGQLTDSQQFRPIPCNAPFYVSCEVISKTATGLTANFMLHDTEGKLYSRILGAKAIIAPMNLHKPK is encoded by the coding sequence ATGACTACACTTACCCAGGTTCGTCCTTCATCGGTTTTTGTTGTTAGTGGTGGTGCTAAGGGAATCACGGCGCAGTGTGTGGCTAGATTAGCGCAGCACCAACCTTGTCAGTTTATCTTGCTTGGGCGATCGCAAGTTATTGAAAATGAGCCAGAGTTTGCTCAGGATTGTTTTGAAGAGGCTGTATTAAAGAAACGGATTATGCAGCATCTCATCTCCCAAGGTGAGAAGCCTACACCGATGAGTGTACAGAAGGTTTATAACACAATTGTTTCTAGCCGCGAAGTGAAGCAAACTCTGGCGGAGATTGAAAAGACTGGTGCAAAGGCTGAGTATATCAGTGTTGATGTTACCAATGTTGCTGAGTTACAAGAGAAATTAGCGGCTGTGTCTGCAAGAGTTGGGAAGATTACCGGAATTATTCACGGTGCGGGTAACTTAGCTGACAAGTTGATTGAGAAGAAGACAGATCAAGATTTTGAGAAGGTGTACACCGCTAAGGTGCAAGGGTTAGAAAATCTGTTGTCTTGTGTGGATGCTAAACAATTAGAACATTTGGTATTGTTTTCTTCCGTGGCTGGATTTTATGGGAATATTGGGCAATCGGATTATGCGATCGCTAATGAAATTCTCAACAAGTCAGCTCACTTGATCAAGCAATACAATCCTGATTGTCACGTTGTCGCTATCAACTGGGGCGGTTGGGATAGCGGTATGGTGACACCAGAACTCAAGAAAGCCTTCGCCGAACGGGGAATTGACATTATCCCTGTGGATGTAGGTACACAAATGCTAGTCAACGAACTCCACCCCAGCCATCGTGACTCTACACAAGTAGTCATTGGTAGCCCCATCATCCCCCCACCCGGAACTTTAGACCCCCAACTCCGCAGCTATCGTATCCGTCGCCGCCTGACTGTAAATGCTAACCCCTTCTTGATGGATCATGTGATTGCTGGGACTCCTGTACTACCAGCCACCTGCGCTATGTCCTGGATGATTCATGCTTGTGAAGAATGTTATCCAGGTTATCGGTATGTAAGTTGTAGAGAATTTAAAGTTTTAAAGGGTATTACCTTCAATCAAACCCTAGCAAAAGAATACATTCTCGAAATTCAAGAAATCGCCAAACATGGTTCTGAAGCCATCGAATTTCAGACCACAATTCTCAGCAAAACCCCCGAAGGAAAAACCCACTATCATTTCCGCGCCAACATTACAACTGTGCGCCAAATACCAGAAATACCGATATATGAATCTGTTAATTTAACAGAAGATAATATCATCAAAACCACTGGTAAAGACTTCTATCAAAATGGCGATTGCACCCTATTTCATGGGCCAGCATTCCAACAAATTACCAGAGTAATTAACATCAGCCCAGAAAAAATTACTACTGAATGTTACTGGTCACAAATCTCACCAGAAACCCAAGGACAATTCCCCATCAGATGGTACAACCCCTACGCCACAGATTTAAGTACCCAACCTTTATGGGTATGGTTAAGCCATTATCACCAAGAAGTTTGTTTACCAGGACAACTAACAGATTCACAACAATTTAGACCCATTCCTTGTAACGCACCCTTCTACGTTTCTTGTGAAGTCATCAGCAAAACTGCAACCGGCTTAACCGCCAACTTTATGCTTCACGACACCGAAGGAAAACTCTACTCCCGCATCTTAGGAGCAAAAGCAATCATTGCACCAATGAACCTGCACAAACCCAAATAG
- a CDS encoding type I polyketide synthase: MSANPIDAALAELESQISNCEKALLRCIEEKKVNSEKPMSINKINRQLQQNPIAIIGMASIVPEARNLREYWQNIINKVDCITDVPDTHWSVEDYYDPNPRTPKDKTYCKRGGFIPEVDFNPMEFGIPPSILEVTDVSQLLSLVVAKEAMEDAGYGESRDFNREMVGVVLGVAMAKQLGMPLSARLEYPIWKKVLKSSGLSDEDTDKIVEKIQSAYVKWDENAFPGMLANVVAGRIANRLNFGAMNCVVDAACASSFGALKMAISELVEHRADMMLTGGVDTDNTIMAYISFSKTPAVSPSENVKPFDAKSDGMMLGEGICMLVLKRLEDAERDNDKIYAVIKGVGTSSDGRYKSIYAPRKEGQVNALRRAYEDAGFSPATVGLMEAHGTGTMAGDPTEFGSLRDFFSQYDNKKQHIALGSVKSQIGHTKAAAGAASLIKTALALHHKILPPTINITEPNPKLNIENSSFYLNTETRPWIRAEGEAPRRAGVSSFGFGGTNYHIVLEEHDSEQNRPYRIHSTPREIMLFAANPAELLTKCEEALGNLQSADGERHFLNLAQACQSVEIPQNAARVGFVAENLAEACKLMQTTIDLLKHKAGAANWEHPQGIYYRASGMELGGKVVSLFSGQGSQYLEMGRELVMNFPTLRRLYGYMDGLLLRDNLRPLSEIVFPHPVFNEDEKKAQAAALQRTEYAQPAIGAFSAGLYSILKQAGFKSDFVAGHSFGEITALWAAGVLSDQDYMYLVKARGQAMAAPKDPDHDAGTMLAVKEDLSKIEPILKRFPQVTIANYNSPTQFVLAGSTGDIAKVREALQAQGYAAIPLPVSAAFHTSLIAFAQKSFAIATKSVTFNEPKLPVFTNVTGKQYPKEPQAIQKILETHLANSVLFKQEIENIYAAGGHCFVEFGPKRILANLVKEILGDRPHVTIALNPSAQKNSDRSLREAVVQMRVLGMQLKNIDPYQTQPTLPPADKKKGISITLRGINYVSEKTKNAFVQALNDGHKISFPNAPTVNVAATPVVETPAISASQPETRAMSASMTAATPEMSAPVKATNGNGRATKIANNSTITTEVKPEMNSAILAPQLAESKTMQTPEKLENFQRVLESLEYLMTQFQQNQAENLQVHGTYLNHQMEYTKAFFQLMQQQNALFANAKTSQEAAQLKLVVMESLERSLMQFHSQQGETLRIHEKYLQEQVAYAQNFFDLIQQQYSMVLASGVTAAATEAPVPEVSKQIPAFTIDTPVVEAPAPVAKVEPVAKPEFTIAEAPVAPAPAPTAWQMQPEPVVEAPVVAPAPVAQVIAPPVKEVEVAPAPAPVAPAPVAAPAVDLAELGNNLLAIISDKTGYPVEMLEVEMDMEADLGIDSIKRVEILGGLQELYPDLPKPNLEELAEKRTIGQIIEFLQANAASGQPVAVATQPVVEVATPVAPAPEVVPAPVVAPAAPAPEPVAVVETVAETEVADTTDYADIGQTLINIISEKTGYPVEMLELEMDMEADLGIDSIKRVEILGGLQEVYPNLPKPNFEELGDLRTIGQIVDYLQKLVGGEKKKPQSEFSWQPVKVIDGVQRRPAKLKYLPTPDRLEFKLPEGHIYLITDDGTLTTSQVAQALTESGSKVVVLSFPQSIVPQRSRSDSAGVSPLPAGVNQVSLADMSEELLQEKLSAIATNYGTIGAFVHLHPRFQVANTGKVPFIPEEKAIVKHVFFMAKHLKKSLTEAGRYERSCFFTVTRLDGSFGLEHDVNFGAIGAGLFGLVKTLRWEWSNVFTRGIDLSPNLDARTSAQHIIDELHDSNLCIAEVAYGSQGRVTLISSFE, encoded by the coding sequence ATGTCTGCTAATCCAATTGATGCTGCCTTGGCGGAGTTAGAAAGCCAAATTAGTAATTGCGAAAAGGCTTTGTTGCGGTGTATTGAGGAAAAGAAAGTGAACTCGGAAAAACCTATGTCAATTAACAAAATTAACAGACAACTACAACAAAATCCTATTGCGATCATTGGGATGGCTTCCATCGTTCCTGAAGCCAGAAATTTGCGGGAATATTGGCAAAATATCATTAATAAAGTTGATTGTATTACCGATGTTCCTGACACCCACTGGAGTGTTGAAGATTATTACGACCCCAACCCCAGAACACCTAAAGATAAAACCTACTGTAAGCGTGGTGGTTTTATTCCAGAGGTTGATTTTAACCCAATGGAATTCGGTATTCCCCCCAGCATTTTAGAAGTGACCGACGTTTCCCAACTATTAAGTTTAGTAGTTGCGAAAGAAGCAATGGAAGATGCTGGTTACGGTGAATCTCGTGATTTTAACCGCGAGATGGTGGGGGTTGTTTTAGGGGTTGCAATGGCCAAGCAATTGGGTATGCCCTTATCTGCACGGTTAGAATATCCCATTTGGAAAAAAGTCCTCAAAAGCAGTGGACTCTCTGACGAAGACACCGACAAAATCGTGGAAAAAATTCAAAGTGCTTACGTCAAATGGGATGAAAACGCTTTCCCTGGGATGTTGGCTAACGTTGTGGCTGGGCGCATCGCCAACCGCTTGAACTTTGGTGCAATGAACTGCGTAGTGGATGCAGCTTGCGCTAGTTCCTTCGGTGCTTTGAAAATGGCGATTAGCGAACTCGTTGAACATCGCGCTGACATGATGCTGACTGGTGGTGTAGACACTGATAACACCATCATGGCTTACATTTCCTTCAGCAAAACCCCAGCCGTGTCTCCTAGCGAGAACGTCAAACCCTTCGATGCAAAATCCGATGGGATGATGCTGGGTGAAGGTATTTGTATGTTGGTGTTGAAGCGTCTCGAAGATGCAGAACGCGACAACGATAAAATTTACGCAGTCATCAAAGGGGTTGGTACTTCCAGCGACGGACGCTATAAGAGTATTTATGCTCCCCGCAAAGAAGGACAAGTTAACGCTTTGCGTCGCGCTTACGAAGATGCTGGTTTCTCTCCCGCTACCGTCGGTCTGATGGAAGCCCACGGTACAGGGACAATGGCTGGCGACCCCACCGAGTTCGGTTCTTTAAGAGACTTTTTCTCTCAATACGACAACAAAAAGCAGCATATTGCTTTGGGTAGTGTGAAATCCCAAATCGGTCACACCAAAGCTGCTGCGGGTGCGGCTAGCTTAATTAAAACCGCTTTGGCACTGCATCATAAAATTCTGCCACCAACAATTAACATTACTGAGCCGAATCCCAAGCTCAATATTGAAAACTCCTCTTTTTATCTCAACACCGAAACTCGTCCCTGGATTCGGGCAGAAGGTGAAGCACCAAGACGTGCAGGTGTGAGTTCCTTCGGGTTTGGAGGGACAAACTACCACATAGTTTTGGAAGAACACGACAGCGAACAAAATCGCCCTTACCGCATCCACAGTACCCCCCGCGAAATCATGTTGTTTGCTGCTAACCCTGCGGAACTGCTAACAAAGTGCGAGGAAGCTTTAGGTAACTTGCAATCAGCAGATGGTGAAAGACATTTCCTCAACTTAGCGCAAGCTTGCCAATCAGTAGAAATTCCCCAAAATGCGGCGAGAGTTGGTTTTGTGGCGGAAAATCTCGCAGAAGCTTGCAAGTTGATGCAAACTACTATCGATTTGCTCAAGCACAAAGCAGGCGCAGCTAACTGGGAGCATCCCCAAGGGATTTACTACCGTGCTTCCGGGATGGAATTGGGCGGTAAGGTTGTATCCTTGTTCTCTGGTCAAGGTTCTCAATACCTGGAAATGGGTAGAGAACTGGTGATGAACTTCCCCACTCTGCGCCGTCTCTACGGTTACATGGATGGGTTATTACTCAGAGATAACTTGCGTCCTCTCTCAGAAATTGTCTTCCCCCATCCCGTATTTAATGAAGACGAGAAAAAGGCGCAAGCGGCTGCGCTGCAACGGACAGAATATGCACAACCCGCGATTGGCGCATTTAGCGCAGGTTTGTATTCCATCCTCAAGCAAGCTGGCTTTAAGTCTGACTTTGTCGCGGGACACAGCTTTGGTGAAATTACCGCTTTGTGGGCTGCGGGTGTGTTAAGTGACCAAGATTATATGTACTTGGTGAAAGCTAGGGGTCAAGCAATGGCTGCACCCAAAGACCCTGACCACGATGCGGGTACAATGTTGGCGGTGAAGGAAGACCTCAGCAAAATCGAACCGATTCTGAAGCGATTCCCACAGGTAACGATCGCCAATTATAATTCCCCTACTCAGTTTGTCTTGGCAGGTTCTACCGGCGACATTGCCAAAGTGCGTGAAGCCTTACAAGCACAAGGTTACGCAGCTATACCCTTACCAGTGTCCGCCGCCTTCCACACCTCACTGATTGCTTTCGCCCAGAAGTCATTTGCGATCGCTACTAAATCAGTCACCTTCAATGAGCCAAAACTTCCTGTATTCACCAACGTTACAGGTAAGCAATACCCCAAAGAACCCCAAGCGATTCAAAAAATCCTGGAAACTCACCTCGCTAATTCGGTGCTGTTCAAGCAGGAAATTGAAAATATCTACGCGGCTGGTGGTCACTGCTTCGTGGAATTCGGGCCTAAGAGAATCCTTGCTAACTTAGTCAAAGAAATTCTCGGCGATCGCCCCCATGTTACCATTGCCCTCAACCCCAGCGCACAGAAAAACAGCGATCGCTCCTTACGGGAAGCAGTAGTGCAAATGCGCGTCCTGGGTATGCAGTTGAAGAACATTGACCCATACCAAACCCAGCCTACCTTACCCCCAGCCGATAAGAAAAAAGGTATCAGCATCACCTTACGGGGTATCAACTACGTGTCCGAAAAAACCAAAAACGCCTTTGTACAAGCGTTGAATGATGGACACAAAATTTCCTTCCCCAATGCGCCCACAGTTAACGTTGCTGCTACCCCAGTGGTAGAAACACCCGCCATCTCTGCGTCGCAACCAGAGACACGAGCCATGTCTGCATCGATGACCGCAGCTACACCAGAGATGTCTGCACCAGTTAAAGCAACTAACGGTAACGGACGCGCCACCAAAATCGCCAACAACTCTACTATTACTACTGAAGTAAAACCGGAAATGAACTCTGCGATCCTTGCACCTCAACTAGCCGAATCAAAGACAATGCAAACACCAGAGAAACTGGAAAACTTCCAGCGCGTGCTAGAAAGCTTAGAGTACCTCATGACTCAGTTCCAGCAAAACCAAGCTGAAAACCTGCAAGTTCATGGTACTTACCTCAACCATCAGATGGAATATACCAAAGCGTTCTTCCAACTGATGCAACAGCAAAATGCTTTGTTTGCTAACGCTAAGACTTCCCAAGAAGCGGCTCAACTCAAGCTAGTAGTGATGGAAAGCTTGGAGCGCAGTTTGATGCAGTTTCACTCCCAACAAGGTGAAACCCTCCGCATCCATGAAAAATATCTTCAGGAACAAGTAGCTTACGCGCAAAACTTCTTCGACCTCATCCAGCAACAATACTCAATGGTTCTTGCCAGTGGCGTAACCGCAGCAGCCACAGAAGCACCAGTTCCAGAAGTTAGCAAGCAAATCCCTGCTTTCACCATCGATACCCCTGTTGTGGAAGCACCCGCACCTGTAGCTAAAGTTGAGCCTGTAGCGAAACCTGAATTCACCATCGCTGAAGCACCTGTTGCGCCTGCACCTGCGCCCACAGCTTGGCAAATGCAGCCTGAGCCTGTAGTTGAAGCACCCGTGGTTGCACCTGCACCTGTGGCTCAAGTTATCGCTCCCCCAGTCAAGGAAGTTGAAGTTGCACCCGCACCTGCACCCGTTGCACCTGCACCTGTAGCTGCTCCCGCCGTAGATTTGGCTGAGTTGGGTAACAACCTGCTAGCAATTATCAGCGATAAGACTGGCTACCCAGTAGAAATGCTGGAAGTAGAAATGGACATGGAGGCTGACTTAGGTATTGACTCCATCAAGCGGGTAGAAATCTTAGGCGGATTGCAAGAATTGTATCCTGACCTACCCAAGCCAAACTTAGAAGAACTCGCAGAAAAACGCACCATCGGTCAAATTATCGAGTTCCTTCAAGCTAACGCTGCTAGCGGTCAACCTGTAGCAGTCGCCACTCAGCCAGTAGTCGAAGTAGCCACACCTGTTGCACCTGCACCTGAAGTAGTTCCTGCACCAGTCGTAGCTCCTGCTGCACCTGCACCTGAGCCAGTAGCAGTTGTAGAAACAGTTGCCGAAACTGAAGTTGCAGACACCACTGACTATGCAGATATCGGTCAAACTCTCATCAACATTATCAGCGAGAAAACTGGCTACCCAGTAGAAATGCTCGAACTGGAAATGGACATGGAGGCTGATTTAGGGATTGACTCCATCAAGCGGGTAGAAATCTTAGGTGGATTGCAAGAAGTGTATCCCAACTTGCCCAAACCCAATTTTGAAGAATTAGGTGACTTACGGACAATCGGTCAAATTGTTGACTACCTCCAGAAGCTGGTGGGAGGTGAAAAAAAAAAGCCTCAGTCTGAGTTTAGCTGGCAACCAGTAAAAGTCATCGACGGTGTACAACGCCGTCCAGCTAAACTCAAATACCTACCAACACCCGATCGCCTAGAATTCAAATTGCCAGAGGGACACATCTATTTAATCACCGATGATGGAACTCTAACTACCTCCCAAGTAGCGCAAGCTTTAACAGAAAGTGGCTCCAAAGTGGTAGTGTTGAGCTTCCCCCAATCAATTGTTCCCCAACGTTCGCGCAGCGACTCCGCAGGAGTATCGCCCTTACCCGCAGGCGTGAACCAAGTTAGCCTCGCAGATATGAGTGAAGAACTACTGCAAGAAAAATTATCTGCGATCGCTACTAACTACGGCACGATTGGGGCTTTCGTTCACCTCCACCCCAGATTTCAGGTAGCGAACACCGGCAAAGTGCCTTTCATCCCAGAAGAAAAAGCCATTGTGAAGCACGTTTTCTTTATGGCGAAGCACCTGAAAAAATCCTTGACTGAAGCCGGACGTTATGAGCGGAGTTGTTTCTTCACTGTCACTCGGTTAGATGGTAGTTTTGGATTAGAGCATGATGTAAACTTTGGTGCGATCGGTGCTGGGTTGTTTGGGTTAGTCAAGACTCTGAGATGGGAATGGTCAAATGTATTTACCAGAGGAATTGACCTCAGCCCCAACTTAGATGCAAGAACTTCAGCACAGCACATCATTGATGAGTTGCATGATTCTAATCTTTGTATTGCTGAAGTTGCTTACGGTTCTCAGGGACGTGTTACTTTGATTAGTTCTTTTGAGTAG
- a CDS encoding ParB N-terminal domain-containing protein, whose translation MPTVAIDQIKIGRNRRPVKSEKVDELKESIKANGLLNPITVDQKLNLVAGLHRLTACKLLGLEAIECNIVAYAGADQARLAEIDENLIRNELEPLERSELWLERDQILERMGLRAKAGDNQHTFNQNTAGGEIVSPPKRTVELAKEAGYSERTFQHGKQIAKSIHPEVKQLIKGTAIADSPTALLNIARAGTKERTLAESAQQASESALARGDIAEAERQAQLAAELQAQQKELQTLAYKSAMAQKAAKLAVKKTQNKSEKIASISPHSNSQAGNEWILGRHLVYCGDTSKPEFRNLLPSDAALAIATLSSTWEHNYLVDEARVVAVIRSEGHIYDFYKHNQMPFQYELLLGNLYIGIFSHQTIVKPQTPINVEGVEGIINYLLNLYTNPNNFVIAPFMGHGEILIACERLGRICFIGDSNSELVNRGLNRWQTWTGKSIQNATSSTASLTTTKLVVDI comes from the coding sequence ATGCCTACAGTAGCCATCGACCAGATTAAAATCGGTCGTAACCGTCGTCCGGTCAAGAGTGAGAAGGTTGATGAACTGAAGGAGTCAATTAAGGCTAATGGCTTGCTTAACCCCATCACTGTAGACCAAAAGCTCAATTTGGTTGCGGGATTACATCGCCTGACGGCTTGTAAGTTGTTGGGCTTGGAGGCGATTGAATGTAATATCGTCGCGTATGCTGGTGCTGACCAGGCAAGATTGGCGGAAATTGACGAAAATTTGATTCGCAATGAGCTAGAACCGCTAGAACGTTCAGAATTATGGCTAGAACGTGACCAGATTCTGGAACGTATGGGTTTACGGGCAAAAGCGGGTGATAATCAACATACTTTCAATCAAAATACAGCAGGTGGTGAAATCGTTTCACCACCTAAAAGAACTGTAGAGTTAGCCAAGGAAGCTGGTTACTCAGAACGCACTTTTCAGCATGGGAAGCAGATTGCTAAAAGTATTCACCCAGAAGTGAAGCAGCTCATTAAGGGTACAGCGATCGCGGATAGTCCCACCGCACTATTAAATATTGCAAGAGCAGGGACAAAAGAACGTACTCTAGCTGAATCAGCACAACAAGCTAGTGAGTCAGCTTTGGCTAGGGGAGATATTGCTGAAGCCGAACGCCAAGCACAATTAGCCGCAGAATTACAGGCGCAGCAAAAAGAATTACAGACATTAGCTTACAAAAGTGCTATGGCGCAAAAAGCCGCTAAGTTAGCTGTCAAGAAGACTCAAAATAAATCAGAAAAAATAGCCAGTATATCTCCCCATTCCAACAGCCAAGCAGGTAATGAATGGATATTAGGCAGACATCTAGTATATTGTGGCGATACCTCAAAACCAGAATTTCGTAACCTATTACCTTCAGATGCAGCCTTGGCGATCGCGACTCTCTCAAGCACCTGGGAGCATAACTACTTGGTAGATGAAGCCAGAGTTGTCGCCGTCATCCGTTCGGAAGGACATATTTATGATTTCTACAAACATAATCAAATGCCCTTTCAATATGAGTTATTACTGGGCAATCTTTATATAGGAATTTTTTCCCATCAAACAATAGTGAAACCTCAAACACCAATTAATGTTGAAGGTGTGGAAGGAATTATTAACTATTTGCTCAATTTGTACACCAACCCTAATAATTTTGTGATTGCTCCATTTATGGGACACGGTGAAATTCTCATTGCTTGTGAAAGATTAGGAAGAATTTGTTTTATCGGTGACAGCAACTCAGAATTGGTTAACCGTGGACTAAATCGGTGGCAAACATGGACAGGTAAATCAATTCAAAATGCAACATCATCTACAGCCAGCCTAACGACCACAAAACTTGTAGTCGATATATAG
- a CDS encoding ABC exporter membrane fusion protein: MEVNKERLRQLMIKPQGRWRLVLAVSITFAAGIVTLYNFAPQKFRSSDQPLSANPSKVAPVKVAVTALGRLQPDGEVTTLSAPSSTNGIRVEKLLVKEGDEVKAGQVLAYLEDYTRATAALEQALDKLQIAKTELAQVKAGAKPGDIEAQKSTIARLQSQLKGEIATQEATINRIQAEVNNAQTENDRYQQLLKEGAVTASAADAKALQLKTAQQQLTEAKAALTRTQNTLADQIKEGKARLNSIQEVRTVDVELAQNQVKSAVTAVKQAKADQELAYIKAPIDGKILKIHAKTGEAIGNTGFADIGKTSQMYVVAEVYQTDIQNVRVGQKAIITSTAFSGKLQGTVQEIGLQVDKQSIFSINPNFDTDRRIIEVKISIDKPADNQRVSRLTNLQVDVAIQI, encoded by the coding sequence ATGGAAGTCAACAAAGAACGCTTGCGCCAATTAATGATTAAACCCCAAGGTCGGTGGCGGTTAGTTTTGGCAGTTTCAATTACCTTTGCGGCTGGAATTGTCACCTTATACAACTTTGCACCGCAAAAATTCCGTTCATCAGACCAACCTCTGTCTGCTAACCCTTCTAAAGTTGCACCTGTGAAAGTTGCTGTCACAGCTTTAGGGCGTTTACAACCAGATGGCGAAGTAACAACTTTATCAGCACCTAGTTCTACTAACGGTATTCGTGTAGAAAAGTTGTTGGTAAAAGAAGGAGACGAAGTAAAAGCTGGGCAAGTATTAGCATATTTAGAAGATTATACCCGTGCTACAGCAGCCCTAGAGCAAGCTTTAGATAAACTACAAATTGCTAAAACTGAGCTAGCACAGGTAAAAGCAGGTGCTAAACCTGGAGACATTGAAGCACAAAAATCAACCATCGCGCGCTTACAGTCACAACTCAAAGGAGAGATTGCGACTCAAGAAGCAACAATCAACCGTATCCAAGCGGAAGTGAATAACGCCCAAACAGAAAACGATCGCTATCAACAATTACTCAAAGAAGGTGCTGTCACTGCTTCTGCGGCTGATGCCAAAGCCTTGCAATTAAAAACAGCACAACAACAACTAACAGAAGCCAAAGCTGCACTTACCCGCACTCAAAACACCCTCGCTGACCAAATCAAAGAAGGTAAAGCGAGACTCAACAGTATTCAAGAAGTACGGACTGTAGATGTAGAGTTAGCGCAAAATCAAGTCAAAAGTGCTGTAACAGCAGTCAAACAAGCTAAAGCCGACCAGGAATTAGCTTATATTAAAGCTCCAATAGACGGCAAAATCTTGAAAATTCATGCCAAAACTGGGGAAGCGATAGGTAATACAGGCTTTGCTGATATTGGCAAAACATCACAAATGTATGTTGTTGCAGAAGTTTATCAAACCGATATTCAGAACGTCCGTGTAGGTCAAAAAGCCATCATCACCAGTACAGCATTTAGCGGAAAACTACAGGGAACAGTCCAAGAAATTGGTTTACAAGTTGATAAACAAAGCATATTCAGTATCAACCCCAACTTTGACACAGACCGCAGAATCATCGAAGTCAAAATATCTATCGATAAACCCGCAGATAATCAACGGGTATCTCGTTTAACTAACTTACAAGTTGATGTGGCGATTCAGATTTAG